In a single window of the uncultured Erythrobacter sp. genome:
- a CDS encoding potassium channel family protein has translation MAEAPSRNPFKRKALLADQFRPLRRQVRIPVWGDLGIRTGLAFGLIALVVAIHWFDRDGLKDNHDNVISFLDVVYFTMISITTTGFGDIAPISDRARLIEAVIVTPVRIAVLFIFVGAAYDFVIKRSWEKFRMARIQEQLTDHVVVLGFGVSGSQSVGELIERGVDPRCIVVIDPSEERLTEAEKLGVNVMAADATRDETLKSVRIAEAQSVLVSAGRDDTSILMVLTVRHLAPKVPISVVVRAEDNELLARQAGANNVINPVRFTGLLLAGSVKGAHIADYLADLASVGGRVQLVEREVTEAECGKSIKELESGGTGLRVYRNGRAIGFWEDECQMLQPGDVVVEIVPTAPSEGR, from the coding sequence ATGGCTGAGGCGCCCAGCCGCAATCCGTTCAAGCGCAAGGCGCTGCTGGCCGACCAGTTCCGGCCGCTCCGCCGTCAGGTGCGGATCCCGGTGTGGGGCGATCTCGGCATCCGCACCGGACTGGCCTTCGGGCTGATTGCGCTGGTGGTGGCGATCCACTGGTTTGACCGCGACGGGCTCAAGGACAATCACGACAACGTCATCAGCTTCCTCGACGTCGTCTATTTCACCATGATCAGCATCACCACCACGGGCTTCGGCGACATCGCCCCGATTTCCGACCGCGCGCGGCTGATCGAAGCGGTGATTGTCACCCCCGTCCGCATCGCGGTCCTGTTCATCTTCGTGGGCGCCGCCTACGATTTCGTCATCAAGCGCAGCTGGGAGAAGTTTCGCATGGCCCGCATCCAGGAACAGCTCACCGATCACGTGGTGGTGCTGGGCTTCGGCGTCTCCGGCTCGCAGAGCGTCGGCGAGCTGATTGAGCGCGGGGTCGATCCGCGGTGCATCGTGGTGATCGACCCGTCCGAAGAACGCCTGACCGAGGCGGAGAAACTCGGCGTCAACGTCATGGCCGCCGATGCCACCCGTGACGAGACGCTGAAGTCCGTCCGCATTGCCGAAGCGCAAAGCGTGCTGGTCAGCGCCGGACGTGACGATACCTCGATCCTGATGGTGCTGACCGTACGCCACCTCGCCCCCAAAGTGCCGATCAGCGTGGTGGTGCGCGCCGAGGACAATGAATTGCTCGCGCGGCAGGCGGGCGCGAACAATGTCATCAATCCGGTGCGCTTCACCGGCCTGCTGCTGGCTGGAAGCGTCAAGGGCGCGCATATCGCCGATTACCTCGCCGATCTCGCCAGCGTCGGCGGGCGGGTGCAGCTGGTCGAACGCGAAGTGACCGAGGCGGAATGCGGCAAGTCGATCAAAGAGCTGGAGAGCGGCGGCACGGGCCTGCGCGTCTACCGCAACGGCCGCGCGATCGGCTTCTGGGAAGACGAATGCCAGATGCTCCAGCCCGGCGACGTGGTGGTGGAAATCGTCCCGACCGCACCGAGCGAGGGCCGTTGA
- the rimO gene encoding 30S ribosomal protein S12 methylthiotransferase RimO has translation MNTSTTIAPTVLAEQKKIGMVSLGCPKALVDSERILTRLRADGYAFAEDYAGADVVLVNTCGFLDSAKEESLAAIGEAIAENGRVIVTGCMGEEADAIRAAHPQVLAITGAHQYEQVVEAVHTHAPPSQGPFIDLIPQPDIKLTPRHYSYLKISEGCNHSCAFCIIPDLRGKLASRRIDACLREAEKLVAAGTRELLIISQDTSAYGVDIRHETRQWKGREVRAHMTDLARELGGLRTPEGHAPWVRLHYVYPYPHVDHVIPLMAEGLLTPYLDIPFQHASPKVLKLMRRPANEAKVLERLKSWRAICPDIAIRSSFVVGFPGETEADFQYLLDWLEEAQLDRVGAFRFEPVEGAAANALPDQVPEAIKEERYARIMEVTERISAAKLTAKIGRTLPVIIDEIGEPDEDGDIGATGRSQADAPEIDGAVYLRNVPETLAPGDIVEATIEDADAHDLFGVIA, from the coding sequence ATGAACACGTCCACGACAATAGCCCCCACCGTTCTGGCCGAGCAGAAGAAAATCGGCATGGTAAGCCTCGGCTGTCCCAAGGCGCTGGTCGATTCCGAGCGGATCCTCACGCGCCTGCGCGCCGATGGCTATGCCTTTGCCGAGGATTATGCCGGCGCAGACGTGGTGCTGGTCAACACCTGCGGCTTTCTCGATTCCGCAAAGGAGGAGAGCCTCGCGGCGATCGGTGAGGCCATCGCGGAGAATGGCCGCGTGATCGTGACCGGCTGCATGGGCGAGGAAGCCGACGCGATCCGCGCCGCGCACCCGCAGGTGCTCGCGATCACCGGAGCGCATCAATACGAACAGGTCGTCGAAGCCGTCCACACCCACGCGCCGCCGAGCCAAGGGCCGTTCATCGACCTCATCCCGCAGCCGGACATCAAGCTCACCCCGCGCCATTACAGCTACCTCAAGATCTCCGAGGGCTGCAATCACTCCTGCGCCTTCTGCATCATCCCCGATCTTCGCGGGAAGCTAGCGAGCCGCCGGATCGATGCGTGCCTGCGCGAGGCGGAGAAGCTGGTCGCGGCGGGGACCAGGGAGCTCCTCATCATCTCGCAGGACACCAGTGCCTACGGGGTCGATATCCGCCACGAGACCCGCCAGTGGAAGGGCCGCGAGGTCCGCGCGCACATGACCGATCTGGCGCGCGAGCTGGGCGGCCTGCGCACCCCCGAAGGCCACGCGCCGTGGGTGCGGCTCCATTACGTCTACCCCTACCCGCACGTCGATCACGTCATCCCGCTGATGGCCGAGGGGCTGCTGACGCCCTATCTCGACATCCCGTTCCAGCACGCCAGCCCCAAGGTGCTGAAGCTGATGCGCCGCCCCGCCAACGAGGCCAAGGTGCTCGAACGGCTGAAGTCGTGGCGCGCCATCTGCCCCGACATCGCCATCCGCTCCAGCTTCGTGGTCGGCTTCCCCGGTGAGACCGAGGCGGACTTCCAGTACCTGCTCGACTGGCTGGAGGAAGCCCAGCTCGACCGGGTCGGCGCCTTCCGGTTCGAGCCGGTCGAAGGCGCGGCGGCCAATGCCTTGCCCGACCAGGTGCCCGAGGCGATCAAGGAGGAACGCTACGCCCGGATCATGGAAGTGACCGAGCGCATCAGCGCCGCCAAGCTCACCGCCAAGATCGGCCGCACGCTCCCTGTCATCATCGACGAGATCGGCGAGCCCGACGAAGACGGCGACATCGGCGCGACCGGCCGCTCCCAGGCCGATGCGCCCGAGATCGACGGGGCGGTTTACCTGCGCAACGTGCCGGAGACGCTGGCACCGGGCGACATTGTCGAAGCCACCATCGAGGACGCCGACGCGCACGACCTGTTCGGAGTGATCGCCTGA
- a CDS encoding tetratricopeptide repeat protein — translation MTPLLRTPALRLAGAMLLAAGTATVVTAPAPAFAQDNAADTRIRKIEAEVRALQRKVFPGGDGRFFEPQIGPGGDPAAPTTTSSPAAPSSTAVTDILVRLDTLETQLRGLTARSEEQANALSQMELRLAALETAANMPITTTPPPAATLPAFQPAPTSAPATTLPAARPPVQTAAAPTPAPAASIAAPSATRLAAVQAITKPQTADAGDDEYSYGFRLWSAGFFPEARQQLTKFVEQYPSHPRISFGRNLLGRAFLDDNLPDEAARWFLKNYQANKAGDRAPDSLLYLGKAMIAKNDTRKACIALAEFGETYPLVATGRLADEYRNSLAKVKCS, via the coding sequence ATGACCCCCCTCCTGCGAACCCCCGCTCTGCGCCTTGCCGGTGCGATGCTGCTGGCCGCTGGCACCGCCACGGTGGTGACCGCGCCCGCGCCCGCCTTCGCGCAAGACAACGCGGCGGACACCCGCATCCGCAAGATCGAGGCCGAAGTGCGCGCGTTGCAGCGCAAGGTCTTCCCCGGCGGCGATGGTCGTTTCTTTGAACCGCAGATCGGCCCCGGTGGCGATCCTGCTGCGCCGACGACGACGTCTTCCCCCGCTGCCCCGTCCAGCACGGCCGTGACCGATATCCTCGTGCGGCTCGACACGCTGGAGACGCAGCTGCGCGGGCTGACCGCCCGTTCTGAGGAGCAGGCCAACGCGCTCTCGCAGATGGAACTGCGGCTCGCCGCGCTGGAGACGGCGGCCAATATGCCGATCACCACCACGCCGCCGCCTGCCGCCACCCTGCCGGCGTTTCAGCCTGCCCCAACCAGCGCGCCTGCCACCACTCTCCCCGCCGCGCGCCCGCCGGTGCAGACCGCGGCTGCGCCGACGCCTGCGCCCGCAGCCAGCATCGCCGCGCCTAGCGCCACGCGCCTTGCCGCCGTGCAGGCGATCACCAAGCCGCAAACGGCGGATGCCGGGGATGACGAATATTCCTACGGGTTCCGCCTGTGGAGCGCCGGGTTCTTCCCCGAAGCGCGCCAGCAGCTCACCAAGTTTGTCGAACAATATCCCAGCCATCCGCGCATCAGCTTTGGCCGCAACTTGCTGGGCCGCGCGTTTCTCGACGACAATCTGCCGGATGAAGCCGCGCGCTGGTTCCTCAAGAACTATCAGGCCAACAAGGCCGGTGACCGCGCACCGGACAGCCTGCTCTATCTCGGCAAGGCGATGATCGCGAAGAATGACACCCGCAAGGCCTGCATCGCGCTCGCCGAATTCGGTGAGACCTATCCGCTGGTCGCGACCGGTCGCTTGGCTGACGAATACAGGAACAGCCTCGCCAAGGTGAAGTGCAGCTAA
- the tilS gene encoding tRNA lysidine(34) synthetase TilS: protein MQLSATAPRRFAADLAALWPEDERNGPLGLAVSGGPDSLALLLLAHAALPGEIAVCSIDHGLRAEAAGEVALVERIAGERGIPFTQLAVTLAPGNLQAQARAARYAALAKWAEDNGLGAVATAHHADDQAETLLMRLNRGSGLAGLAGVRARSTIAESEIALLRPLLSWRKAELAAVVAAGGITPAADPSNTNPAFDRARLRAQLAEADWLDPIALATSAAHLAEGWQALEWYAELDWHEMVMRDDAAPGGLGYTYCANVPRVIAIETICKIIAALGGHATRAEAARAWDRLWAGENASLGGVLAQAGVERVEKVGVMMRVWRFRPEPARGSVN from the coding sequence GTGCAGCTAAGCGCCACAGCGCCTCGGCGCTTCGCGGCCGATCTGGCGGCGCTGTGGCCCGAGGATGAGCGGAACGGCCCGTTGGGCCTCGCGGTTTCGGGCGGGCCGGATAGTCTGGCACTGCTGCTGCTCGCGCACGCAGCCCTGCCGGGTGAAATCGCGGTGTGCAGCATTGATCACGGCTTGCGGGCCGAGGCTGCGGGCGAGGTCGCGCTGGTCGAACGGATCGCGGGGGAGCGCGGCATTCCCTTTACGCAGCTTGCCGTCACGCTCGCCCCCGGTAATCTTCAGGCGCAGGCCCGCGCGGCGCGCTATGCGGCCTTGGCCAAGTGGGCTGAGGACAATGGGTTGGGCGCGGTCGCCACGGCGCATCACGCAGATGATCAGGCGGAAACCCTGCTGATGCGCCTCAACCGGGGCAGCGGGCTGGCAGGGCTGGCAGGGGTGCGTGCCCGGTCAACCATCGCGGAGAGCGAGATCGCGTTGCTGCGCCCGCTGCTAAGCTGGCGCAAGGCGGAGCTGGCTGCGGTGGTTGCCGCCGGCGGGATCACGCCTGCCGCTGACCCCTCCAACACCAATCCCGCCTTCGACCGTGCCCGGCTGCGCGCGCAGCTGGCCGAGGCGGACTGGCTTGATCCGATCGCGCTCGCGACCAGCGCCGCGCATCTGGCCGAAGGCTGGCAGGCGCTTGAATGGTATGCGGAACTCGACTGGCACGAAATGGTGATGCGCGATGACGCCGCGCCGGGGGGGCTGGGCTACACCTATTGCGCCAATGTCCCGCGCGTCATCGCGATCGAGACGATCTGCAAGATCATCGCCGCGCTGGGCGGCCATGCCACCCGCGCCGAGGCGGCGCGGGCATGGGATCGGCTTTGGGCAGGCGAGAACGCGTCGCTTGGCGGAGTGCTGGCGCAGGCCGGGGTGGAGCGAGTGGAGAAAGTCGGCGTGATGATGCGCGTCTGGCGCTTCCGGCCGGAGCCTGCGCGGGGCAGTGTGAATTGA
- a CDS encoding DUF1761 domain-containing protein, whose translation MSDFALWPVLAGSAAFFAVGALWYGVIFAKPWQRAAGLSNTQLRSGDMRVIFALTFAFEMLIAMVLWHLLVRTDPPAFVVMMMAVGFAVGVMIPAIGINYLHQRKPLALFLIDAGHFLTGMAAMGGVFVWFRG comes from the coding sequence ATGAGTGACTTTGCCCTGTGGCCGGTGCTGGCCGGATCGGCGGCGTTTTTTGCCGTGGGCGCGCTGTGGTACGGCGTGATCTTCGCCAAGCCGTGGCAGCGCGCGGCGGGGCTTTCCAACACGCAGCTGCGCAGCGGCGATATGCGCGTGATCTTCGCGCTGACCTTCGCTTTCGAGATGCTGATCGCGATGGTGCTGTGGCACCTGCTGGTCCGCACCGATCCGCCTGCCTTTGTGGTGATGATGATGGCGGTCGGCTTTGCGGTCGGGGTAATGATCCCGGCGATTGGGATCAATTACTTGCACCAGCGCAAGCCGCTGGCGCTGTTCCTGATTGATGCTGGGCATTTCCTCACCGGCATGGCGGCGATGGGCGGCGTCTTCGTGTGGTTCAGGGGATGA
- a CDS encoding L,D-transpeptidase family protein produces the protein MIRILAASLVLVAFPCVVAAQTTPGQTGDAAEAVAAKAAGTFEQIDPDSDLPSADDAAAAYAGLPPLTADEAPEMVAAPALKPEPPRGPAVRMIANEVTQPLPAAAPAPTPAPALIPAALTRNDPFVIKSILPIEGSIRYGDWFWDESAAPRTGKLVITVDLEARVISAFRDGHEIGTAVVLVGTQDHPTPLGSFPILTKEKDNVSEKYNNAPMPHTLRLTWDGIAIHGSPVMNGYASHGCIGVPDEFAAKLFAAAKRGDKVIITRGKMIGIGDKVM, from the coding sequence ATGATCCGGATCCTCGCAGCCTCGCTCGTTCTTGTCGCATTCCCCTGTGTGGTGGCAGCGCAAACCACTCCCGGTCAGACCGGCGATGCCGCCGAGGCGGTTGCGGCCAAGGCGGCTGGCACCTTCGAGCAGATCGATCCCGATAGCGACTTGCCTTCAGCTGACGATGCGGCGGCGGCCTATGCTGGCCTTCCGCCCCTGACGGCTGACGAGGCACCAGAGATGGTGGCCGCGCCCGCACTCAAGCCCGAGCCGCCGCGCGGTCCGGCCGTGCGGATGATCGCCAATGAGGTCACACAGCCACTCCCCGCAGCAGCGCCCGCGCCCACTCCCGCGCCTGCGCTCATCCCGGCGGCTCTCACCCGCAACGATCCTTTCGTGATCAAGTCGATCCTGCCGATCGAAGGCAGCATCCGCTATGGCGACTGGTTCTGGGACGAAAGCGCCGCGCCGCGCACCGGCAAGCTGGTCATCACCGTCGATCTCGAAGCGCGCGTCATCAGCGCCTTTCGTGACGGGCACGAAATCGGCACCGCCGTGGTGCTGGTCGGCACGCAGGATCACCCCACCCCGCTCGGCAGTTTCCCGATCCTGACCAAGGAGAAGGACAATGTCTCGGAGAAGTATAACAACGCCCCGATGCCGCACACGCTGCGCCTGACGTGGGATGGGATCGCGATCCACGGCTCGCCGGTGATGAACGGCTATGCCAGCCACGGCTGCATCGGCGTGCCGGATGAATTCGCCGCCAAGCTGTTCGCCGCCGCCAAGCGCGGGGACAAGGTGATCATTACCCGCGGCAAGATGATCGGGATTGGCGACAAGGTAATGTAA
- a CDS encoding APC family permease produces MGSVVGQGILRSPGVVAQSSGSPPVLIGLWVVGAALAMLAALPYAELGAAIPKAGGPIAFAERAFGRRMVVVTAFTLVLMNLSSVALLAYVTAEFLARLGVGGELGAGLVATILMVLFFVSNAIGTRVSGAIQVALSSLKGLVLIALVIALFAQPGAPPSDTVLPAVSAGWYGFGAALLVIFSAYSGWGDVVNYGEDIADPGRAIPRALFGGILGIAALYLAVNLALLYALSPAELARSDFAAADAARGLLGSNGDMVFTLFGVFSVGAITNLGLMTSSRVVFATAREGILPQWFAHVSERGTPLRALGLATVASMTFLWSDAYIALIATSVALAQGVFVLVALAAIKLRRSEPDMPRPFVMPFFPLTGYLVLGFDLLLLAVFVAQDPFYSLLGLVLVAGLSAGYLLLARIRENAPAAITEVPPGG; encoded by the coding sequence GTGGGCAGCGTCGTCGGGCAGGGCATTCTGCGCTCGCCCGGGGTCGTCGCGCAGTCCAGTGGGTCTCCGCCAGTTTTGATCGGGCTTTGGGTAGTAGGTGCCGCGCTCGCGATGCTGGCGGCGCTCCCCTATGCTGAACTCGGCGCGGCGATCCCGAAGGCGGGCGGGCCAATCGCCTTTGCCGAACGCGCGTTCGGCCGACGCATGGTGGTTGTGACCGCTTTCACGCTCGTCCTGATGAACCTGTCTTCTGTCGCGCTTCTCGCCTACGTCACCGCGGAGTTTCTCGCGCGCTTGGGAGTGGGCGGCGAACTTGGCGCCGGACTCGTCGCCACCATTCTGATGGTGCTGTTCTTTGTCTCTAACGCCATCGGCACCCGCGTCAGCGGTGCAATTCAGGTGGCGCTGAGCAGCCTTAAAGGGCTGGTGTTGATCGCTCTCGTCATTGCGCTGTTCGCGCAGCCCGGAGCCCCCCCATCCGACACCGTGCTGCCCGCCGTCAGCGCCGGATGGTACGGCTTTGGCGCAGCGCTGCTGGTCATCTTCTCTGCGTACTCGGGGTGGGGCGACGTCGTGAATTACGGCGAGGATATCGCCGATCCAGGACGGGCCATCCCGCGCGCACTGTTCGGCGGCATCCTCGGAATTGCCGCGCTTTACTTGGCGGTCAATCTCGCGTTGCTGTATGCGCTCTCGCCGGCAGAGCTCGCGCGCTCGGACTTCGCCGCAGCCGATGCGGCTCGCGGCTTGCTGGGCTCGAACGGAGACATGGTGTTCACGCTCTTCGGGGTATTCTCGGTCGGGGCCATTACCAACCTCGGACTGATGACCTCAAGCCGCGTGGTCTTCGCAACCGCCCGCGAGGGAATATTGCCGCAGTGGTTTGCGCATGTATCCGAGCGAGGCACGCCGCTGCGAGCACTGGGCCTCGCAACCGTCGCTTCCATGACGTTCCTGTGGTCGGACGCCTATATCGCGCTCATTGCGACGTCGGTCGCTCTGGCGCAGGGCGTGTTCGTGCTAGTGGCATTGGCCGCGATCAAGCTGCGCAGGTCCGAGCCCGATATGCCGCGTCCCTTTGTGATGCCGTTCTTTCCGCTTACCGGATATCTGGTGTTGGGGTTCGATCTGCTCCTGCTCGCAGTGTTCGTGGCGCAGGATCCGTTTTATTCGCTGCTCGGGCTGGTGCTGGTGGCAGGCCTTTCGGCAGGCTATCTGCTGCTCGCGCGCATTCGCGAAAACGCGCCTGCGGCCATCACTGAAGTTCCACCTGGGGGCTGA
- a CDS encoding DUF6356 family protein has protein sequence MIVKLFTDHPRAIGETYGQHARTALSFGWRMVVGGLACMVHAIVPGLFVKTASRTVVQLDAEMRGRKPTPEAEEFAYVI, from the coding sequence ATGATCGTCAAGCTCTTCACCGACCATCCGCGCGCCATTGGCGAAACCTATGGCCAGCACGCCCGCACGGCGCTCAGCTTCGGCTGGCGGATGGTGGTCGGCGGACTGGCTTGCATGGTTCACGCCATCGTCCCCGGCCTGTTCGTCAAGACCGCCAGCCGCACCGTGGTGCAACTCGACGCCGAGATGCGCGGCCGCAAGCCGACGCCCGAGGCCGAGGAATTCGCTTACGTGATCTAG
- the serS gene encoding serine--tRNA ligase, whose amino-acid sequence MHDIRSIRDNPEAFDAGLARRGLAPLAAHLIALDEERRAATTSVQVAQSRRNEASKLIGAAMAKGDKDAAEAIKAEVAALKDQMPALEARADELATKLKEALEIIPNLPGADVPHGAGEEDNVEVSCWGDARAFAFTPREHADIAPALGMDFETGTRLSGARFTFLRSGMARLHRALGQFMLDVQSGEHGFTECNPPVLVGDEAMYGTDKLPKFAEDSFNTTNGRWLIPTSEVSLTASVMGELLDEAALPMRLTALTLCFRSEAGAAGRDTRGFIRQHQFEKCELVSIVRPEDSEAEHQRMVRAAETILERLNLPYRKLLLCTGDMGFGARKTYDLEVWLPGQGAFREISSCSNTGDFQARRMNTRYRVAGEKRTEFVHTLNGSGLAVGRTLVAVIENYQNADGSVTVPEALLPYMGGLEVITPN is encoded by the coding sequence ATGCACGATATTCGCTCTATCCGAGACAATCCCGAAGCTTTTGACGCAGGCCTCGCCCGGCGCGGGCTGGCCCCGCTGGCCGCGCACCTGATTGCGCTCGACGAAGAGCGCCGCGCGGCGACCACGTCAGTGCAAGTCGCGCAATCGCGCCGCAACGAGGCGTCGAAGCTGATTGGAGCGGCGATGGCGAAGGGGGACAAGGACGCCGCCGAGGCCATCAAGGCCGAGGTTGCGGCGCTCAAGGATCAGATGCCCGCCTTGGAAGCCCGCGCCGACGAATTGGCGACGAAGCTGAAAGAGGCGCTGGAGATCATCCCCAACCTCCCCGGCGCAGATGTGCCTCATGGCGCGGGCGAAGAAGATAATGTCGAAGTCTCGTGCTGGGGCGATGCTCGCGCGTTCGCCTTCACCCCGCGCGAACACGCCGACATTGCCCCTGCGCTCGGCATGGATTTCGAAACCGGCACGCGGCTTTCGGGCGCGCGCTTCACCTTCCTGCGCAGCGGAATGGCGCGCCTGCACCGCGCGCTCGGCCAGTTCATGCTGGATGTGCAGTCCGGCGAGCACGGCTTTACCGAATGCAACCCGCCGGTGCTGGTTGGCGACGAAGCGATGTATGGCACCGACAAGCTGCCGAAGTTTGCCGAGGATAGTTTCAACACCACCAATGGCCGCTGGCTCATCCCCACCAGCGAAGTCAGCCTGACCGCCAGCGTCATGGGCGAATTGCTCGACGAGGCCGCCCTCCCCATGCGCCTCACCGCGCTCACCCTATGTTTCCGCTCCGAAGCGGGCGCGGCGGGGCGCGATACGCGCGGGTTCATCCGCCAGCACCAGTTCGAAAAGTGCGAGCTGGTCAGCATTGTGCGCCCGGAGGACTCCGAGGCCGAACATCAGCGCATGGTCCGCGCCGCCGAGACCATCCTCGAACGCCTAAACCTGCCCTATCGCAAGCTGCTGCTGTGCACCGGCGACATGGGCTTCGGCGCGCGCAAGACCTACGACCTCGAAGTATGGCTCCCCGGACAGGGCGCCTTCCGCGAGATCAGTTCGTGTTCCAACACCGGCGACTTCCAGGCCCGCCGCATGAACACCCGCTACCGCGTCGCGGGCGAGAAACGGACCGAGTTCGTCCACACCCTCAACGGCTCCGGCCTCGCCGTCGGGCGCACGCTGGTGGCGGTGATCGAGAATTATCAGAACGCCGATGGGAGCGTGACGGTGCCGGAGGCCTTGCTGCCCTACATGGGCGGGCTTGAGGTCATCACGCCCAATTGA
- the surE gene encoding 5'/3'-nucleotidase SurE, giving the protein MRILLTNDDGIHAPGLKVLEEIARQFSDDIWICAPSEEQSGAGHSLTLTRPVRLNKLDERRFSVTGTPTDSVMMALRTVMPDAPDIILSGVNRGANLADDITYSGTVSAAIEGALAGIRSIAFSQVYAREGMGDDVPFGAAREWGAKVLKPLIDAPMADRTLINVNFPARAPEDVKGIRVVRQGFHDYARGTIVEGRDPRGYRYFWFGLDQIEHTLDHGTDLEAIEDGYIAVTPLQLDLTHYSTIGILAERFGG; this is encoded by the coding sequence ATGAGAATCCTCCTCACCAATGACGACGGCATCCACGCCCCCGGCCTCAAGGTGCTGGAAGAGATCGCGCGCCAGTTCTCCGACGATATCTGGATATGCGCCCCGTCCGAAGAACAGTCCGGCGCGGGGCATTCGCTGACGCTGACCCGGCCCGTGCGGCTGAACAAACTGGACGAGCGGCGCTTTTCGGTGACCGGCACGCCGACCGACTCTGTGATGATGGCCCTGCGCACCGTCATGCCCGATGCGCCCGATATCATCCTGTCCGGCGTCAACCGCGGCGCCAATCTGGCCGACGACATCACCTATTCCGGCACCGTCTCCGCCGCGATCGAGGGCGCGCTAGCAGGCATCCGCTCGATTGCCTTCAGCCAGGTCTATGCCCGCGAGGGCATGGGCGATGACGTGCCCTTCGGCGCCGCGCGCGAATGGGGCGCTAAGGTGCTCAAGCCCCTGATCGACGCGCCGATGGCCGACCGCACGCTCATCAACGTCAACTTCCCGGCCCGCGCGCCCGAGGACGTCAAGGGCATCCGCGTCGTGCGCCAGGGCTTCCACGATTACGCCCGCGGCACCATCGTCGAAGGGCGCGATCCGCGCGGCTATCGCTATTTCTGGTTCGGGCTCGACCAGATCGAGCACACATTGGATCACGGCACCGACCTTGAAGCGATCGAGGACGGCTACATTGCGGTGACGCCCTTGCAGCTCGACCTGACCCACTATTCGACCATCGGCATTCTGGCCGAACGGTTCGGCGGCTGA